One Dysosmobacter welbionis DNA segment encodes these proteins:
- a CDS encoding acetate/propionate family kinase has translation MNILVINAGSSSLKYQLLNPETGALLAKGLCERIGIDGKFTYKPQVEGKQVLDAVDVAMPTHSEAIQAVLNALVDKDNGVIGSMQEIDAVGHRVVHGGEAFAGSVLITDEVMKALEECIPLAPLHNPANITGINACTAVMGKDVPQVAVFDTAFHQTMPAKAYMYALPYEYYEKDKVRRYGFHGTSHKYVSGRAAAMLGKKPEELKLISCHLGNGSSIAAVDGGKSVDTSMGFTPLAGLPMGTRSGDLDAGILQYLMNKYGMNIDEMLNILNKKSGVEGLSGVSSDFRDLEKAAEEGNARAQLAEEKFAYEVKKYVGAYAAAMGGVDAIIFTAGVGENDKGIRAMVCDGLEYMGVKLDPAANDVRGKETVISAADSKVKVLLIPTNEELMIATDTAAIVKGN, from the coding sequence ATGAACATTCTGGTTATCAACGCTGGCAGCTCTTCCTTGAAGTATCAGCTGCTGAATCCCGAGACCGGCGCCCTGCTGGCCAAGGGCCTGTGCGAACGGATCGGCATCGACGGCAAGTTCACCTACAAGCCCCAGGTGGAGGGCAAGCAGGTGCTGGACGCCGTCGATGTGGCCATGCCCACCCACTCCGAGGCCATCCAGGCCGTGCTGAACGCTCTGGTGGACAAGGACAACGGCGTCATCGGCTCCATGCAGGAGATCGATGCGGTGGGCCACCGGGTGGTCCATGGCGGCGAGGCCTTTGCCGGCTCTGTGCTCATCACCGATGAGGTCATGAAGGCCCTGGAGGAGTGCATCCCCCTGGCCCCCCTCCACAACCCCGCCAACATCACCGGCATCAACGCCTGCACCGCCGTCATGGGCAAGGACGTGCCCCAGGTGGCCGTGTTCGACACCGCCTTCCACCAGACGATGCCCGCCAAGGCCTATATGTACGCCCTGCCCTATGAATACTATGAGAAGGACAAGGTTCGCCGCTACGGCTTCCACGGCACCTCCCACAAGTATGTCTCCGGCCGGGCTGCCGCCATGCTGGGCAAGAAGCCCGAGGAGCTGAAGCTGATCTCCTGCCACCTGGGCAACGGCTCCTCCATCGCCGCTGTGGACGGCGGCAAGAGCGTGGACACCTCCATGGGCTTCACTCCCCTGGCCGGCCTGCCCATGGGCACCCGCTCCGGCGACCTGGACGCCGGCATCCTGCAGTACCTGATGAACAAGTACGGCATGAACATCGACGAGATGCTGAACATCCTCAACAAGAAGTCCGGCGTAGAGGGTCTGTCCGGCGTCAGCTCCGACTTCCGTGACCTGGAGAAGGCAGCTGAAGAGGGCAACGCACGGGCCCAGCTGGCGGAGGAGAAGTTCGCCTACGAGGTGAAGAAGTACGTGGGCGCTTACGCCGCCGCCATGGGCGGGGTGGACGCCATTATCTTCACCGCCGGCGTGGGCGAGAACGACAAGGGCATCCGCGCCATGGTGTGCGACGGCCTGGAGTATATGGGCGTGAAGCTGGATCCCGCCGCCAACGACGTCCGCGGCAAGGAGACCGTCATCTCCGCCGCCGACTCCAAGGTGAAGGTCCTGCTGATCCCCACCAATGAAGAGCTGATGATCGCCACCGACACGGCCGCCATCGTCAAGGGCAACTAA
- a CDS encoding carbon-nitrogen hydrolase family protein, with the protein MRDLRESCRIAVVQAAPVMFDKAACTVKAVELIRAAAAERAELIVFPELFIPGYPYGMTFGFTVGSRTAPGRKDWGLYYDNSILVPGPETEILGRAAREARAYVSIGVSERDAVNATLYNTNLIFSPAGELLTVHRKLKPTGAERVVWGDADRHYFPVAQTPWGPMASLICWESYMPLARVALYEKGITLYLSPNTNDNEEWQATIRHIAIEGHCFFVNCDMVFTRDMYPAGLHCPEEIGRLPDIVCRGGSCVVDPYGHYVTQPVWDREAIICADLDLTQVPRSRMEFDGCGHYARPDVLKLTVDDR; encoded by the coding sequence ATGCGGGATCTGCGGGAGTCCTGCCGGATCGCGGTGGTCCAGGCCGCCCCAGTGATGTTTGACAAAGCCGCCTGCACCGTGAAGGCGGTGGAGCTGATCCGGGCCGCGGCTGCGGAGCGGGCGGAGCTGATCGTGTTCCCGGAGCTGTTCATCCCCGGCTATCCCTACGGCATGACTTTCGGCTTCACCGTGGGCAGCCGGACCGCCCCGGGCCGGAAGGACTGGGGGCTGTACTACGACAACTCCATCCTGGTGCCTGGGCCGGAGACAGAGATCCTGGGCCGGGCCGCCCGGGAGGCTCGGGCCTACGTGAGTATCGGCGTGTCCGAGCGGGACGCCGTCAACGCCACGCTGTACAATACCAACCTGATCTTTTCCCCGGCGGGCGAACTGCTCACCGTCCACCGGAAGCTGAAGCCCACCGGCGCGGAGCGGGTGGTGTGGGGTGACGCGGACCGGCATTACTTCCCGGTGGCGCAGACGCCCTGGGGTCCCATGGCCAGCCTGATCTGCTGGGAGAGCTATATGCCCCTGGCCCGGGTCGCCCTGTACGAGAAGGGGATCACCCTGTACCTCTCTCCCAACACCAACGACAACGAGGAGTGGCAGGCCACCATCCGTCACATTGCCATCGAGGGGCACTGCTTTTTCGTCAACTGCGACATGGTCTTCACTCGGGACATGTACCCCGCCGGGCTCCACTGCCCGGAGGAGATCGGCCGCCTGCCGGATATCGTCTGCCGGGGCGGCAGCTGCGTGGTGGATCCCTACGGCCACTATGTGACCCAGCCCGTCTGGGACCGGGAGGCCATCATCTGTGCGGATCTGGACCTGACCCAGGTGCCCCGGAGCCGGATGGAATTCGACGGCTGCGGCCACTACGCCCGGCCGGACGTGCTGAAGCTGACCGTGGACGACCGGTGA
- a CDS encoding zinc ribbon domain-containing protein has protein sequence MKHIKPGRGPSAMGALGSVIAVVFGIFWTVSAASMGAPISFSIFGVLFVIVGIVQAVYNFKNAAGKKRYSAFDIVDGEEEPDPLNQRFGGQPPEAVDTSGPEGPLRYCPYCGAKLGDSYTFCGHCGKRLPDVQEEDHP, from the coding sequence GTGAAACACATCAAGCCCGGCCGGGGGCCGTCAGCCATGGGAGCCCTCGGCTCCGTCATCGCTGTGGTCTTCGGCATCTTCTGGACCGTATCCGCCGCCTCCATGGGGGCGCCCATCTCCTTCTCCATCTTCGGCGTGCTGTTCGTTATCGTGGGCATCGTCCAGGCCGTCTACAATTTCAAGAACGCCGCGGGCAAAAAACGGTACTCCGCCTTCGACATCGTGGACGGCGAGGAGGAGCCGGACCCGCTGAATCAGCGCTTCGGCGGCCAGCCCCCGGAGGCCGTGGACACGTCCGGACCGGAGGGGCCCCTGCGCTACTGCCCCTACTGCGGCGCCAAGCTGGGGGATTCCTATACATTCTGCGGCCACTGCGGCAAGCGGCTGCCTGACGTCCAAGAGGAGGATCATCCATGA
- the mtnN gene encoding 5'-methylthioadenosine/S-adenosylhomocysteine nucleosidase, producing MKIALQFAMPSELHALPGARELAPLETVSGVPIFEIAPDILACAGGVSKVNAAMAAELLCLRYGVDLILNAGVAGCFTDLPTGTLVVASEFVQHDVDTTAVGDPIGLVSTVNQVAFPTWQPERCAELLASLGYPAVTGRVSTGDWFAVKGQRAEWIRGTFSPLLTEMEGGAIAQVCLRNGVRFVSVKSVSDHLFSDSQAEEYFDFGQALEALGRAVLPLAKALQKAGR from the coding sequence ATGAAAATCGCCCTGCAATTCGCCATGCCGTCGGAGCTCCATGCCCTGCCGGGCGCCCGGGAGCTGGCGCCGCTGGAGACCGTCTCCGGCGTTCCCATATTTGAGATTGCCCCGGACATTCTGGCCTGTGCCGGCGGCGTCAGCAAGGTGAACGCTGCCATGGCCGCGGAGCTGCTGTGCCTGCGGTACGGCGTGGATCTGATTCTCAACGCCGGCGTGGCCGGGTGCTTCACGGATCTGCCCACCGGCACGCTGGTGGTAGCGTCGGAATTCGTCCAGCACGATGTGGACACCACCGCTGTGGGGGACCCCATCGGCCTGGTCTCCACGGTGAATCAGGTGGCCTTCCCCACCTGGCAGCCGGAGCGCTGTGCGGAGCTGCTTGCTTCCCTGGGCTATCCCGCCGTCACCGGCCGGGTATCCACCGGGGATTGGTTTGCTGTGAAGGGGCAGCGGGCGGAGTGGATCCGGGGTACCTTCTCCCCCTTGCTGACGGAGATGGAGGGCGGTGCCATCGCCCAGGTATGCCTGCGGAACGGTGTCCGGTTCGTATCGGTGAAGTCCGTCTCAGACCACCTGTTCTCCGACAGCCAGGCGGAGGAGTACTTCGACTTCGGCCAGGCCCTGGAGGCCCTGGGCCGGGCGGTGCTGCCCCTGGCCAAGGCACTTCAAAAAGCTGGCAGATAG
- a CDS encoding helix-turn-helix transcriptional regulator → MIRNRMKEHRARLGLKQEELAKLVGVRRETIGNLEKGRYNPSLVLAWNIAKVFGVPIEEVFTVEPDGPAEHS, encoded by the coding sequence GTGATCCGCAACCGGATGAAGGAGCACCGGGCCCGTCTGGGCCTGAAGCAGGAGGAGCTGGCAAAGCTGGTGGGGGTCCGGCGGGAGACCATCGGAAACCTGGAAAAGGGGCGGTACAACCCCTCTCTGGTGCTGGCCTGGAACATCGCCAAGGTGTTCGGGGTGCCCATTGAAGAAGTATTTACCGTAGAGCCGGACGGCCCAGCGGAACATAGCTGA
- a CDS encoding DUF3796 domain-containing protein: MKKQILYGMLGFLSLLGFAGVFTEARGFLGFFAFAVDFQYFFLKSDEMLEAQLARSASRAFVVGMLMMAAAVLGTLTLGGFTPQRALLTGCTVGWAASVVVYALTAAWYGFRESWGLEP, encoded by the coding sequence ATGAAAAAGCAGATATTGTATGGAATGCTGGGTTTTCTCTCCCTGCTGGGGTTCGCAGGCGTGTTTACGGAAGCGCGGGGATTCCTGGGCTTCTTCGCCTTTGCGGTGGACTTCCAGTACTTCTTTTTGAAGTCTGACGAGATGCTGGAAGCGCAGCTGGCCCGGTCCGCCTCCCGGGCGTTTGTGGTCGGGATGCTGATGATGGCGGCCGCTGTGCTGGGGACCCTGACGCTGGGCGGTTTTACCCCCCAGCGGGCACTCCTTACCGGCTGCACGGTTGGCTGGGCTGCCTCTGTGGTGGTCTACGCCCTGACCGCCGCCTGGTACGGCTTCCGGGAGAGCTGGGGGCTGGAGCCGTGA
- a CDS encoding AraC family transcriptional regulator: protein MTIEKLGDMQIAYMRRTGGYGEGNRQLMEQFKRYLREHALLQEDTTILGIALDDPAQIPEDRQRYDVGMILTGREDPCGLPVRTVAGGRWAVFEVPHTEEGVSDFWGDLPQRAARLPVDGTRPILERYAHPKVSAHICEFCVPLRESKLRGI, encoded by the coding sequence TTGACCATTGAGAAACTGGGAGACATGCAGATCGCCTATATGCGCCGGACCGGCGGGTATGGCGAAGGCAACCGGCAGCTGATGGAGCAGTTCAAACGATACCTGAGAGAACATGCGCTGCTTCAGGAGGATACAACGATCCTGGGCATCGCTCTGGACGATCCGGCGCAGATCCCGGAGGACCGGCAGAGGTATGACGTGGGCATGATCCTCACCGGCCGAGAAGACCCCTGCGGCCTGCCGGTCCGCACCGTTGCCGGCGGCCGCTGGGCAGTATTTGAAGTCCCCCATACAGAAGAGGGCGTGTCAGATTTCTGGGGAGACCTTCCCCAACGCGCAGCACGGCTGCCTGTGGACGGCACGAGACCCATCCTAGAACGATATGCGCATCCGAAGGTCTCAGCGCATATCTGTGAGTTTTGCGTGCCCTTGCGGGAAAGCAAGCTCAGGGGGATTTGA
- the rplU gene encoding 50S ribosomal protein L21, whose protein sequence is MNAIIVTGGKQYKVAEGDVVYIEKLNQEAGDTVKFDQVLAILDGDKATFGTPVVEGASVEGKIVKNGKGKKIRIFKYNAKKGYRKRQGHRQPYTKVEIGKISV, encoded by the coding sequence ATGAACGCAATTATCGTGACCGGCGGCAAGCAGTACAAGGTAGCCGAGGGCGACGTGGTCTACATCGAGAAGCTGAACCAGGAAGCCGGCGACACCGTGAAGTTTGACCAGGTCCTGGCCATCCTGGACGGCGACAAAGCCACCTTCGGCACTCCCGTGGTGGAGGGCGCTTCTGTGGAGGGCAAGATCGTCAAGAACGGCAAGGGCAAGAAGATCCGCATCTTCAAGTACAACGCCAAGAAGGGTTACCGCAAGCGTCAGGGCCATCGTCAGCCTTACACCAAGGTCGAGATCGGCAAGATCTCCGTCTGA
- a CDS encoding ribosomal-processing cysteine protease Prp: MTTVVFRMEGDRITGFEARGHSGYAEAGADIVCAAVTSAIRLVEATVNDVLGLAASVKVREQDASISLHLPGGLSPTAESTCQSLLAGLMVYFSALHDEYPDNIEVLEDD, encoded by the coding sequence ATGACCACTGTCGTATTCCGTATGGAGGGCGACCGGATCACCGGCTTTGAGGCCCGTGGCCACAGCGGCTACGCCGAGGCGGGCGCCGACATCGTCTGCGCCGCCGTCACCAGCGCCATCCGTCTGGTGGAAGCCACCGTCAATGACGTGCTGGGCCTAGCCGCATCGGTTAAGGTTCGGGAGCAGGACGCGTCCATTTCGCTCCATCTGCCCGGAGGGCTGTCCCCCACGGCGGAGAGCACCTGTCAGTCTCTGCTGGCAGGCTTGATGGTTTACTTCTCCGCGCTCCACGACGAGTATCCCGACAACATCGAAGTTCTGGAGGATGATTGA
- the rpmA gene encoding 50S ribosomal protein L27, with protein sequence MIRIGLQFFAHKKGGGSTKNGRDSKAKRLGAKRADGQFVQAGNILVRQRGTHIHPGVNVGKGTDDTLFATVSGTVRFERLGKDRKQVSVYEAE encoded by the coding sequence ATGATTCGTATTGGTCTTCAGTTCTTCGCCCACAAGAAGGGCGGCGGCTCCACCAAGAACGGCCGTGATTCCAAGGCCAAGCGCCTTGGCGCCAAGCGTGCCGACGGTCAGTTCGTCCAGGCCGGCAACATCCTGGTGCGTCAGCGCGGCACCCACATCCACCCCGGTGTGAACGTGGGCAAGGGCACTGACGACACCCTGTTCGCCACTGTCAGCGGTACAGTCCGCTTCGAGCGGCTGGGCAAGGATCGTAAGCAGGTCTCTGTCTACGAGGCTGAATAA
- the obgE gene encoding GTPase ObgE — protein MATSFIDKARISVRAGNGGNGSVSFHREKYVAAGGPDGGDGGRGGSIILQVDDNMSTLMDFRYKRKYEAGNGADGQGARKTGKDGTDLVIKVPRGTLVRDAETGEIMQDMSGSEPYVLCKGGRGGWGNSHFATPTRQVPRFAKAGLPGEAHDVILELKLLADVGLVGFPNVGKSTLLSVVSKAQPKIANYHFTTLFPNLGVVWVEDGVSFVMADIPGIIEGASEGAGLGHDFLRHVDRCRLLVHVVDVSGSEGRDPVEDFDAINAELKQYSPDLAERPQIVAANKVDILPPDSDNLERLRSHVEALGYTLLEISAAAHQGTRELVKKTAEMLSVLPPVTVYEPEYVPKAPVIDASAPLDIHREDDGTWIVEGPWLRQVMGNVNFADYESRMWFDKVLRDNGFFQKLEEMGIQDGDIVSLYDFEFEYQR, from the coding sequence ATGGCAACTTCTTTCATCGATAAGGCCCGAATCTCTGTCCGGGCAGGGAACGGCGGCAACGGTTCCGTGTCCTTTCACCGAGAAAAATATGTGGCTGCCGGCGGGCCGGACGGCGGCGACGGCGGCCGGGGCGGCTCCATCATTTTGCAGGTGGATGATAATATGTCCACCCTGATGGACTTCCGCTACAAGCGCAAGTACGAGGCCGGCAACGGCGCCGACGGCCAGGGGGCCCGGAAGACCGGCAAGGACGGCACAGATCTGGTCATCAAGGTTCCACGGGGCACGCTGGTGCGGGACGCAGAGACCGGCGAGATCATGCAGGACATGTCTGGCAGCGAGCCCTATGTTCTCTGCAAAGGCGGTCGGGGCGGCTGGGGCAACAGCCACTTCGCCACTCCCACCCGGCAGGTGCCCCGCTTTGCCAAGGCGGGACTCCCCGGCGAGGCCCATGATGTCATCCTGGAACTGAAACTGCTGGCGGACGTGGGGCTGGTGGGCTTCCCCAACGTGGGCAAGTCCACGCTGCTCTCCGTGGTATCCAAGGCCCAGCCCAAGATCGCCAACTACCACTTCACCACCCTGTTCCCCAATCTGGGCGTGGTGTGGGTAGAGGACGGCGTCAGCTTCGTCATGGCGGACATTCCCGGCATCATTGAGGGCGCCAGCGAGGGCGCCGGCCTGGGCCACGACTTCCTGCGGCACGTGGACCGCTGCCGCCTGTTGGTCCATGTGGTTGACGTGTCCGGCAGCGAGGGCCGGGACCCGGTGGAGGACTTTGACGCCATCAACGCGGAGCTGAAGCAGTACAGCCCGGACCTGGCGGAGCGGCCCCAGATCGTGGCCGCCAACAAGGTGGACATCCTCCCCCCGGACTCCGACAACCTGGAGCGGCTCCGGTCTCATGTGGAGGCTCTGGGCTACACGCTCCTGGAGATTTCCGCAGCCGCTCACCAGGGCACCCGGGAACTGGTGAAGAAGACGGCGGAGATGCTCTCCGTCCTGCCCCCTGTCACTGTGTATGAGCCGGAGTATGTGCCGAAGGCCCCGGTGATCGATGCCTCCGCCCCGCTGGACATCCACCGGGAGGACGACGGCACCTGGATCGTGGAGGGTCCCTGGCTGCGGCAGGTGATGGGCAACGTGAACTTCGCCGACTATGAGAGCCGGATGTGGTTCGACAAGGTGCTGCGGGATAATGGCTTCTTCCAGAAGCTGGAAGAGATGGGCATTCAGGACGGTGACATTGTTTCCCTATACGATTTTGAATTTGAATACCAGCGGTAA